A single Phragmites australis chromosome 4, lpPhrAust1.1, whole genome shotgun sequence DNA region contains:
- the LOC133915207 gene encoding uncharacterized protein LOC133915207 — protein sequence MRDFPSCFGESGVQIADASSSSSSSAGKGAAQNLVTCLYQTQFSGRPCVISVTWSKSLMGQGLSIGVDDLSGQCLCKADIKPWLFSKKKGSKSLDVEDGKIEIFWDLSGAKFGAGPEPLEGFYVAVVFDLELVLLLGDMKKDAYRKTGANRSMLNAVFVARREHIYSKKIYSAKAQFCDNGQFHDIVIECNTIALKDPCLEIRVDKKPVMRVNRLAWKFRGNQTILVDGLPVEVFWDVHSWLFGSAASNAVFMFRTCQPTEKSMPWSYSQIFRESQLQGLGFSLILHAWKVE from the coding sequence ATGAGGGACTTCCCTTCCTGCTTCGGGGAGAGCGGCGTCCAGATCGCGgacgcgtcgtcgtcgtcgtcgtccagcGCCGGCAAGGGCGCAGCGCAGAACCTGGTGACCTGCCTCTACCAGACGCAGTTCTCGGGCCGGCCCTGCGTGATCTCGGTCACCTGGAGCAAGAGCCTCATGGGGCAGGGCCTCAGCATCGGCGTGGACGACCTGTCCGGCCAGTGCCTGTGCAAGGCGGACATCAAGCCGTGGCTCTTCTCCAAGAAGAAGGGGTCCAAGAGCCTCGACGTTGAGGACGGCAAGATTGAGATCTTCTGGGACCTGTCGGGCGCCAAGTTCGGTGCCGGGCCAGAACCATTGGAGGGGTTCTATGTCGCTGTGGTGTTCGACCTTGAGCTCGTGCTCTTGCTCGGCGACATGAAGAAGGACGCTTACAGGAAGACGGGCGCCAACCGGTCCATGCTGAATGCGGTGTTCGTGGCGAGGAGGGAGCACATATATAGCAAGAAGATCTACTCTGCTAAGGCGCAGTTCTGCGATAACGGCCAGTTCCATGACATTGTCATCGAGTGCAATACCATCGCCCTCAAGGATCCCTGTCTTGAGATACGGGTAGATAAGAAGCCCGTGATGCGGGTGAACCGTCTGGCGTGGAAATTCAGGGGAAATCAGACGATTCTTGTTGATGGCTTGCCTGTGGAGGTGTTCTGGGATGTCCACAGTTGGTTGTTTGGGTCGGCGGCGAGCAATGCGGTGTTCATGTTTCGGACATGCCAGCCAACTGAGAAGTCGATGCCATGGTCGTACTCGCAGATTTTTAGGGAGTCGCAGCTGCAAGGTCTTGGTTTCTCGCTGATCCTGCATGCATGGAAGGTcgaatag